From a region of the Danio aesculapii chromosome 4, fDanAes4.1, whole genome shotgun sequence genome:
- the LOC130222048 gene encoding gastrula zinc finger protein XlCGF8.2DB-like isoform X2 encodes MAFIKEESEDVKIEETFTVKQEDLQEQTDLMVLKEETHQWNEVKEKQQFKKLQEITTDEKPTLSKRTSSRVRLRKSKSRCNFNCKQCRKSFTKKSKLDVHMRVHTGEKPYICEQCGKSFGQIQDFKTHMIIHTGERPYKCQQCGKSFCHAGNFAAHMRIHTGERPYTCQQCGKSFNNTGNLAVHMRIHTGEKPYSCPQCGKSFKQNGTLEVHMRTHTGERSFTCTQCGKSFAQKQNLDTHMRIHTGEKPYTCTECGRSFQYKSTLKHHMISHAGEKPFVCAQCGKSFTTKASLMNHMNGHNGTIVFTCNQCGKSLTRRDSIKQHMKIHSGEDRFRCSECGTSFKHKRSLSTHMKLHNGDQSPQN; translated from the coding sequence aCCTGATGGTGCTAAAAGAGGAGACTCATCAATGGAACGAAGTGAAAGAGAAACAACAGTTTAAGAAACTCCAAGAAATAACAACTGATGAAAAACCCACACTGTCTAAAAGGACTTCTTCACGCGTAAGACTTCGGAAATCCAAATCTAGGTGTAATTTCAACTGTAAACAGTGTAGAAAGAGTTTCACTAAAAAGTCAAAGCTTgatgttcacatgagagttcacacagGGGAGAAACCCTACATctgcgaacagtgtggaaagagttttggtcaaATACAAGACTTTAAAACCCACATGataattcacactggagagaggccgtacaaatgccaacagtgtggaaaaagcttctgtCATGCAGGAAACTTCGCagcgcacatgagaattcacactggggagaggccgtacacatgccaacagtgtggaaaaagcttcaatAATACAGGAAACTTGGcagtgcacatgagaattcacactggggagaagccttactcttgccctcagtgtggaaagagttttaagcaAAATGGCACccttgaagtccacatgagaacacacactggagagagaagttttacttgcacacagtgtgggaaaagttttgctcaaaaacaaaaccttgacacccacatgaggattcacactggagagaaaccttacacatgcacagAGTGTGGTAGAAGTTTCCAATATAAAAGCACACTCAAACACCACATGATAAGTCACGCCGGAGAGAAGCCGTTTGTAtgtgctcagtgtggaaagagctttaCAACCAAAGCTAGCCTCATGAATCACATGAATGGTCACAATGGAACCATAGTGTTCACATGtaatcagtgtggaaagagtctcacacGCAGAGACTCCATTAAGCAACACATGAAGATTCACTCAGGAGAGGatcgttttagatgcagtgagtgtggaacgagctttaaacataaaagaagcctcAGCACTCACATGAAGCTTCACAATGGAGATCAGAGTCCTCAAAATTAA